A genome region from Anolis carolinensis isolate JA03-04 chromosome 6, rAnoCar3.1.pri, whole genome shotgun sequence includes the following:
- the LOC100558626 gene encoding hydroperoxide isomerase ALOXE3, whose amino-acid sequence MVVKYNVQVETGSSIKAGTVDAIYITLVGTEGESPKTAMDNFGVDFFAGAVSDYKVPSKQDLGDIVLIRLNKETKLLLTPTNWYCTFITVTSPKGVAYRFPCYQWMEGREALELREGSAKTPTMDTLPLLKEFRRKEVQKRQSFYQWKVWNEGVPYCLNVSSPKELETETQFSFVKGTLFIGRAATKTIEHKLRGYSDSKKSWGSLDDIKHVFWFNKSETSEYITEHWKEDAFFGYQFLNGLNPNLIRKCTKIPPNFPVTQEMVAKSLGADTTLEKELEKGNIFIVDYKLLEDVPAGVINGRQQYIAAPLCLLYLSPRNHLMPLAIQLSQTPGLQSPIFLPSDSEWDWIMAKTWVRNADFSIHQAVAHLLRTHLLAEVFAMAIIRQLPMCHPLYKLLIPHMRYTFHINTLARETLISKGGIFEEQTAIGYEGMVKTLQKGTKALTLTSLCLPEDLEARGVSSLPHYYYKEDGLKLWAAIQSFVSGIINLYYPNDQAVQEDSELQMWMKEVFEKGFLAQKSSGISSSFTSVQELEKFITIVIFTCSGQHSAVNTGQFDFGSWMPNFPSSMRKPPPTSKGTMNLQEYKDVVPDVSTTCKMLSTLWLLSAPPEDVVLLGNYPEQHFTEEAPRRLIATFQEDLKKISKEVVQRNKSMANLGGPVPLGYKYLIPAIIENSVSI is encoded by the exons ATGGTCGTGAAGTACAATGTCCAGGTGGAGACGGGCAGCTCCATCAAGGCAGGCACCGTCGATGCCATTTATATCACCTTGGTGGGCACCGAGGGCGAGAGCCCCAAAACCGCCATGGACAACTTTGGTGTGGACTTCTTTGCTGGAGCG GTGAGTGACTACAAAGTCCCTAGCAAACAGGACCTGGGGGACATTGTGCTCATCCGCCTCAACAAGGAGACCAAGCTGCTCCTCACCCCCACAAACTGGTACTGTACCTTCATCACCGTCACGTCCCCCAAAGGGGTGGCCTACCGCTTCCCTTGTTACCAGTGGATGGAAGGGCGCGAGGCTTTGGAGCTGCGGGAGGGATCCG CTAAAACCCCTACCATGGATACTCTACCTTTACTCAAAGAATTCCGGAGGAAGGAGGTCCAGAAGAGGCAGTCTTTTTACCA GTGGAAGGTATGGAACGAGGGCGTGCCCTACTGCCTGAACGTCTCTTCCCCAAAAGAGTTAGAAACTGAAACCCAATTCTCCTTCGTCAAAGGGACCCTTTTTATTGGACGAGCTGCAACCAA GACCATAGAGCACAAGCTGAGAGGATATTCTGATAGCAAAAAATCCTGGGGAAGCCTGGATGACATCAAGCATGTTTTCTGGTTCAACAAGTCAGAAACATCAG AATATATCACAGAACACTGGAAAGAAGATGCCTTCTTTGGGTACCAGTTCCTGAATGGACTGAATCCAAATTTGATCCGGAAATGCACCAAGATCCCTCCAAATTTCCCTGTGACCCAGGAAATGGTGGCCAAGTCCCTTGGAGCGGACACCACGCTGGAGAAAGAGCTGGAG AAGGGCAACATCTTCATTGTAGACTACAAGCTCTTGGAGGATGTCCCGGCCGGGGTGATCAATGGGCGCCAGCAGTACATCGCTGCCCCTTTGTGCCTGCTCTACCTCTCCCCACGGAATCATCTCATGCCTTTGGCCATTCAG CTCAGCCAGACCCCGGGTCTGCAGTCGCCCATCTTCCTGCCGAGCGACTCCGAATGGGACTGGATCATGGCCAAAACTTGGGTGCGCAATGCCGACTTCAGCATCCATCAGGCTGTTGCACATCTGCTCCGGACTCACCTCTTGGCCGAGGTGTTTGCTATGGCCATCATCCGCCAGCTGCCCATGTGCCACCCGCTCTACAAG CTCCTGATTCCCCACATGCGTTACACCTTTCACATCAACACCTTGGCCCGGGAGACCCTCATTTCAAAAGGAGGGATTTTCGAAGAG CAAACCGCTATTGGTTATGAGGGCATGGTGAAAACATTGCAGAAAGGAACCAAGGCCTTGACCCTGACTTCTCTCTGCCTTCCGGAGGATCTGGAGGCCCGCGGGGTGTCCTCGCTGCCCCATTACTACTACAAGGAGGATGGCCTAAAGCTCTGGGCAGCCATTCAAAG CTTTGTCTCCGGCATCATCAACTTGTATTATCCAAATGATCAGGCTGTGCAGGAGGATTCTGAGCTACAAATGTGGATGAAGGAGGTCTTCGAGAAAGGCTTTCTGGCGCAAAAGTCTTCTG gAATTTCTTCCTCGTTCACTTCTGTGCAAGAGCTGGAAAAGTTCATAACTATCGTGATTTTTACCTGTTCGGGTCAGCATTCAGCGGTCAACACTGGGCAG TTTGATTTTGGCTCCTGGATGCCCAACTTCCCGTCTTCGATGAGGAAGCCCCCTCCAACCAGCAAGGGCACCATGAACTTACAGGAGTACAAAGACGTTGTCCCGGATGTCAGTACCACGTGCAAGATGCTCAGCACCCTGTGGCTGCTCAGTGCCCCTCCGGAAGATGTG GTGCTGCTGGGCAATTATCCAGAGCAGCATTTCACCGAAGAGGCCCCCAGAAGACTCATTGCTACCTTCCAAGAAGACCTGAAGAAGATTTCCAAGGAAGTTGTGCAGAGGAACAAGTCCATGGCCAACTTGGGGGGACCGGTCCCTCTCGGCTACAAGTATCTGATCCCCGCAATAATCGAGAACAGCGTCTCCATCTAA